The following proteins come from a genomic window of Nodosilinea sp. FACHB-141:
- the gyrA gene encoding DNA gyrase subunit A — MATPEERIVPTDLRVEMQSSYLEYAMSVIVGRALPDARDGLKPVHRRILYAMHELGLAADRPFRKCARVVGEVLGKYHPHGDTAVYDALVRMAQDFSMRMPLINGHGNFGSIDNDPPAAMRYTECRLQSLTSDSLLQDIESDTVDFADNFDGSQQEPVVMPSRLPQLLLNGSSGIAVGMATNIPPHNPGELIDGVIALINNPDITTAELMEIIPGPDFPTGGQILGRSGIRDAYMTGRGSVTMRGVASMETIEHRGRPDREAIIITELPYQTNKAGMIERIAEMVNERRLEGISDIRDESDRDGMRIVIELKRDAYPRVVLNNLYKQTPLQNNFGVNMLALVNSEPQLLGLKRMLEVFLEFREETIVRRTQYELRRAQEKDHILQGYLIALTNLDAIIGLIRSAADTPAAKQELMDTYSLSDLQADAILQMQLRRLTALEADKIQQEHEELVAKITDLEDILARRERVLEIITTELGELKAKHNSPRRTIIEMDDAELTDISLIANEQVVILVTDQGYIKRMPVATFEAQSRATRGKAGAKMKEDDGVQHFITCYTHDYLLFFSDRGVTYALRAYQIAEGSRTSRGMPIVQMLPIPKEEAITSVLAVREFTDEEYLVMLTQGGFVKKTALSAFSNIRTNGLIAISLEEGDHLRWVRLARNTDSILIGSRRGMTIHFKADDDQLRPLGRPTRGVRAMALRNGDELISMDILPSQVVEAVVQATEAGSNSDDDDDIVTNGSEGGPWVLVITASGLGKRVPVAKFRLQNRAGMGLMAIKFRKRDDALASLLVVGEGDELMLVTNRGIIIRQRVNDISIQSRPATGVRLQRLDAEDAIAAVAVVPPALQEEPFEDTVEAIVEAIEEATEVSTEVTLTEASTEAALEEPI, encoded by the coding sequence ATGGCAACCCCAGAAGAGCGTATCGTCCCCACGGATCTGCGCGTTGAAATGCAAAGCTCTTACCTGGAATACGCCATGAGCGTGATCGTGGGTCGGGCGCTGCCAGATGCAAGGGACGGGCTCAAGCCAGTGCATCGCCGCATTCTCTATGCTATGCACGAGCTGGGTTTGGCTGCCGATCGCCCCTTTCGTAAATGCGCCCGTGTAGTCGGAGAAGTGCTAGGTAAGTATCACCCCCACGGCGACACAGCGGTGTATGACGCCCTAGTGCGCATGGCTCAAGATTTCTCTATGCGCATGCCGTTGATCAACGGCCACGGCAACTTTGGTTCTATCGACAACGACCCGCCAGCGGCGATGCGATACACCGAGTGTCGTCTGCAATCGTTGACCAGCGACTCGCTGCTGCAAGACATCGAGTCTGATACCGTCGATTTTGCCGACAACTTCGACGGCTCCCAGCAGGAGCCGGTGGTCATGCCGTCGCGGCTGCCCCAGCTGTTGCTTAACGGCTCCTCGGGTATTGCCGTGGGGATGGCGACTAACATTCCGCCCCACAACCCGGGTGAGCTAATCGATGGCGTGATTGCACTGATCAACAACCCCGACATCACTACCGCCGAGCTGATGGAAATCATTCCCGGCCCCGACTTCCCCACGGGCGGGCAAATTTTGGGTCGCAGCGGTATTCGCGATGCTTACATGACCGGGCGTGGCTCTGTCACTATGCGCGGTGTGGCCAGCATGGAAACCATCGAGCACCGGGGCCGGCCCGATCGCGAAGCCATCATCATCACCGAGTTGCCCTACCAGACCAACAAGGCGGGGATGATCGAGCGGATCGCCGAAATGGTGAACGAGCGCCGCCTGGAAGGGATTTCGGATATTCGAGACGAGAGCGATCGCGACGGCATGCGCATCGTGATCGAGCTGAAGCGTGACGCCTACCCTCGGGTGGTGCTTAACAATCTCTATAAGCAGACGCCGCTGCAAAACAACTTTGGCGTCAACATGCTGGCCCTGGTTAACAGCGAACCTCAGCTGCTTGGCCTCAAGCGCATGCTGGAGGTCTTCCTTGAGTTCCGCGAAGAAACCATTGTGCGCCGTACCCAGTACGAGCTGCGCCGGGCCCAAGAAAAAGACCACATTCTTCAAGGCTATCTGATTGCTCTGACGAATTTAGACGCCATTATCGGGCTGATTCGTAGTGCGGCCGATACCCCCGCAGCCAAGCAAGAACTGATGGATACCTACAGTCTGTCAGACTTGCAGGCCGACGCCATTCTGCAGATGCAGCTGCGTCGCCTCACCGCGCTTGAAGCCGACAAAATCCAGCAGGAGCACGAAGAGCTGGTCGCTAAAATCACCGACCTGGAAGATATTTTGGCCCGTCGCGAGCGGGTGCTCGAAATCATTACTACCGAGCTGGGTGAGCTCAAGGCCAAGCACAACAGCCCCCGCCGCACCATCATTGAAATGGATGATGCGGAACTGACCGACATCTCCCTGATTGCCAACGAGCAGGTGGTCATTCTGGTCACCGACCAGGGCTACATCAAGCGCATGCCGGTAGCCACCTTTGAGGCTCAGAGCCGCGCCACTCGAGGCAAAGCCGGGGCCAAGATGAAGGAAGATGACGGCGTGCAGCACTTCATTACCTGCTACACCCACGACTACCTGCTGTTCTTTAGCGATCGCGGCGTCACCTACGCCCTGCGGGCTTATCAGATTGCCGAAGGTTCTCGGACCTCGCGGGGTATGCCCATTGTGCAGATGCTGCCCATTCCTAAAGAAGAGGCGATTACCTCGGTGCTGGCGGTGCGCGAGTTTACCGACGAGGAATACCTGGTGATGCTCACCCAGGGCGGCTTTGTGAAGAAGACGGCTCTATCCGCCTTCAGCAACATTCGCACCAACGGGTTGATTGCCATTTCCCTCGAAGAGGGTGACCACCTCAGGTGGGTGCGCCTAGCCCGCAACACCGACAGCATCTTGATCGGCTCGCGCCGGGGCATGACCATTCACTTTAAGGCTGATGACGACCAGCTGCGGCCCCTGGGTCGCCCCACGCGTGGGGTGCGGGCCATGGCTTTGCGCAACGGCGACGAGCTGATCAGCATGGATATTCTGCCTAGCCAGGTGGTGGAGGCGGTGGTGCAAGCCACAGAGGCAGGCAGCAACAGTGACGATGACGACGATATCGTGACCAACGGCAGCGAGGGTGGCCCCTGGGTGCTGGTGATTACCGCGTCGGGTCTGGGCAAGCGGGTGCCGGTGGCTAAGTTCCGCCTGCAGAACCGGGCGGGCATGGGCCTGATGGCGATTAAGTTCCGCAAGCGTGACGACGCCCTGGCCTCCCTGCTGGTGGTGGGCGAGGGCGATGAGCTAATGCTGGTGACTAACCGAGGCATTATCATTCGCCAGCGGGTAAACGATATCTCGATTCAGTCGCGCCCGGCGACCGGTGTGCGGTTGCAGCGGCTCGATGCAGAGGATGCGATCGCCGCCGTCGCTGTCGTGCCCCCCGCCCTGCAAGAAGAACCCTTCGAGGACACGGTGGAAGCGATTGTAGAGGCGATCGAGGAGGCTACCGAGGTATCCACCGAAGTGACCCTTACTGAGGCATCCACCGAAGCCGCTCTTGAGGAACCAATCTAA
- a CDS encoding ion transporter — translation MAETTDEKQEAQHEGQGPALRERLRGHLDTTDTMPGRIVNGAIVLLIFTSAAIFVIKSYPISPALDEWLDWLDWLIVLAFTLEYGLRLWTAPRPWQYAFSLYGLIDLIAILPSWIGVFDIRFLRFFRSLRILRLVRIFNDRLWFGQVTSTDSLILIRILLTLGTIVFIYSGLIFQVEHPSNPEEFGTFLDALYFAVVTMTTVGYGDVTPISEAGRGLTVMMILTGIALIPTQVSSLIRQLGQVGQHRPCASCGLTLHDNDAQFCKRCGTLLEP, via the coding sequence ATGGCAGAAACTACCGATGAAAAGCAGGAAGCCCAGCACGAGGGTCAGGGACCGGCACTGCGCGAACGCCTGCGCGGCCACCTAGACACCACCGACACGATGCCTGGTCGGATAGTCAACGGCGCGATCGTGCTGCTGATCTTTACGTCGGCCGCCATTTTTGTGATCAAAAGCTACCCCATCTCTCCTGCCCTAGATGAATGGCTGGACTGGCTCGACTGGCTGATCGTGCTGGCCTTTACCCTCGAGTATGGTTTGCGCCTCTGGACAGCCCCGCGCCCCTGGCAGTACGCCTTTAGCCTCTACGGCCTGATCGACCTGATTGCCATTTTGCCTTCTTGGATTGGCGTCTTTGACATTCGCTTTTTGCGCTTTTTTAGATCGCTGCGAATTTTGCGCTTAGTGCGAATCTTCAACGACCGGCTCTGGTTTGGCCAAGTAACCAGCACAGACAGCCTCATCTTAATTCGTATTTTGCTGACGTTAGGAACAATTGTTTTTATCTACTCCGGCCTGATCTTTCAAGTTGAGCATCCCAGCAACCCCGAAGAATTCGGCACCTTTTTAGACGCGCTCTATTTCGCTGTGGTCACCATGACCACGGTAGGCTACGGCGATGTCACCCCCATTTCTGAAGCCGGGCGGGGGCTCACAGTGATGATGATTCTTACCGGCATCGCGCTCATTCCTACTCAAGTCAGCAGCCTAATTCGCCAACTGGGCCAAGTCGGTCAACACCGCCCCTGCGCCAGCTGCGGCCTAACTCTGCACGACAACGATGCCCAATTTTGCAAACGTTGCGGTACTCTTCTAGAGCCCTAG
- a CDS encoding VOC family protein: MVDLGLTHIALPVADIERSIAFYRAYAAMEVIHHRVDQATGVKVVWLSDHTRPFAIVLIEQAEVQPLLTPLAHLGVGCKSREAVDTLCNLARQEGCLLQDPQDSGYPVGYWAFLRDPDGHTLELSYGQEVGLTVESS; this comes from the coding sequence ATGGTGGATCTGGGGTTAACCCACATTGCCCTGCCCGTTGCTGACATAGAACGAAGCATTGCGTTCTATAGGGCCTATGCAGCGATGGAGGTGATCCACCACCGCGTCGATCAGGCGACGGGGGTCAAGGTTGTGTGGCTATCTGACCACACGCGCCCCTTTGCGATCGTGCTCATTGAGCAAGCTGAGGTGCAGCCCCTACTGACACCCCTAGCCCACTTGGGAGTTGGCTGCAAAAGTCGCGAGGCGGTGGATACCCTGTGCAACCTGGCCCGGCAGGAGGGTTGCCTACTGCAAGATCCGCAAGATTCTGGCTACCCGGTGGGCTACTGGGCCTTTTTGCGCGACCCCGATGGCCACACGTTGGAACTCTCCTATGGGCAAGAGGTTGGGCTAACCGTGGAGAGTAGCTGA
- a CDS encoding sirohydrochlorin chelatase yields MAIAPIITTPNDFSPSATGTWSPLPTQRPLLLVGHGSRDTEGRDRVLEFAAAYQKLDTSRPVIPCFLELTEPTIQDGVDLCVEKGYTDISVLPILLFAARHNKFDVTNELDRARQRHPQVTFHYGRHFGITPAIIQLWQERLAELDTPRFNPNNIAREDTVLLFVGRGASDPDANGDVYKLARIVWEGSRYKTVEICFIGITHPRLEEGFRRARMYEPKRMIVLPYFLFTGVLIKKIMGICEQEQAAHPEQLVSYLPEMGSHPQLMQILRDREIETHLGQVAMNCEMCKFRLAAGGGQHGHDHGHAHDHGHGHDHGQAHDHGHHHHGEPVDLFPEPDDYHQRAWQVP; encoded by the coding sequence ATGGCGATCGCACCAATTATTACTACCCCCAACGATTTTTCGCCCAGCGCGACGGGCACTTGGTCGCCGCTACCGACCCAGCGACCGCTGTTGCTGGTGGGTCATGGTAGTCGAGACACGGAGGGGCGCGATCGCGTTCTAGAATTTGCCGCTGCCTACCAAAAACTCGACACTTCTCGCCCCGTAATTCCCTGCTTTTTAGAGTTAACAGAACCGACGATTCAAGACGGGGTAGATCTGTGTGTGGAGAAGGGCTACACCGATATTTCGGTGCTGCCAATTTTGCTCTTTGCCGCTCGCCACAACAAGTTTGATGTCACCAACGAACTGGATCGGGCTCGCCAGCGTCACCCTCAGGTAACCTTTCACTACGGTCGCCACTTTGGCATTACCCCAGCCATTATTCAGCTTTGGCAGGAGCGGCTGGCGGAGCTAGATACGCCTCGATTCAATCCCAACAATATTGCTCGCGAAGACACGGTGCTGCTGTTTGTGGGTCGAGGAGCCAGCGACCCCGATGCTAATGGCGATGTCTATAAATTGGCTCGCATTGTGTGGGAAGGCAGCCGCTACAAAACAGTTGAGATTTGCTTTATTGGCATTACTCATCCCCGCCTAGAAGAGGGATTTCGCCGCGCCAGGATGTATGAGCCAAAACGCATGATTGTGCTGCCCTACTTCCTCTTTACGGGGGTGCTGATCAAGAAAATCATGGGCATCTGTGAGCAGGAGCAGGCGGCCCATCCAGAACAGCTGGTGAGCTACCTGCCGGAGATGGGTAGCCATCCTCAGTTGATGCAGATTTTGCGCGATCGCGAAATTGAAACCCACCTGGGCCAGGTAGCAATGAACTGCGAAATGTGTAAATTCCGCCTGGCTGCCGGGGGTGGTCAGCACGGCCACGATCACGGACACGCTCACGATCACGGGCATGGCCATGACCACGGACAGGCTCACGATCACGGACATCACCACCATGGCGAACCCGTAGATCTCTTTCCCGAACCCGACGATTACCATCAGCGGGCCTGGCAGGTGCCCTAG
- the ftsE gene encoding cell division ATP-binding protein FtsE — MTSVLHRPTDDAKLSGLPEDVKARLQDRFKLVVPARSAADPSPAPVLDAAPPQDTSVQPIVSLNNVEKVYANGSKALAGVNLTVNPGDFLFVTGPSGSGKSTLLKLLYGYERPTSGNILVGDEPISDLRGNRLAMMRRRIGVVFQDYKLIPKRTVAENVAFVLWAQGFTRKEIHRRLWPTLKMVGLQGKAQCFPDELSGGEQQRVSIARAVVSTPPLLLADEPTGNLDAENSLQVIKILKKLNSIGITVIVTTHDEHLVRISNHPVVQIKNGRLHHLRR; from the coding sequence ATGACTTCTGTGCTCCATCGCCCCACCGACGACGCCAAGCTGTCCGGTCTTCCCGAAGACGTCAAGGCTAGACTACAAGACCGCTTCAAACTTGTAGTGCCCGCCCGTTCCGCCGCCGACCCTTCTCCTGCCCCCGTGCTCGACGCTGCTCCTCCCCAAGACACCTCTGTTCAGCCCATCGTTTCCCTCAACAACGTTGAGAAGGTCTATGCCAACGGCAGCAAGGCGCTGGCTGGCGTCAATCTAACAGTCAATCCCGGCGATTTTCTCTTCGTCACCGGCCCGTCGGGCTCGGGCAAATCAACCCTACTCAAACTGCTCTACGGCTACGAGCGCCCCACCAGCGGCAACATTCTTGTAGGCGATGAACCGATTTCTGACCTGCGGGGCAACCGCCTAGCGATGATGCGCCGCCGCATCGGTGTCGTATTCCAAGATTACAAGCTGATTCCTAAGCGCACTGTGGCCGAGAACGTAGCCTTTGTGCTGTGGGCCCAGGGTTTTACCCGCAAAGAGATTCATCGCCGCCTCTGGCCGACTCTCAAAATGGTGGGTCTTCAGGGCAAAGCCCAGTGCTTCCCCGACGAACTCTCTGGCGGTGAGCAACAGCGAGTGAGCATCGCCCGCGCCGTAGTCAGCACCCCACCCCTGCTGCTGGCCGACGAGCCCACCGGCAACCTAGATGCGGAGAACTCCCTTCAGGTAATCAAGATCCTCAAAAAGCTCAACTCCATCGGCATCACTGTCATCGTCACCACCCACGACGAGCACCTGGTGCGCATTTCTAACCATCCCGTCGTGCAGATTAAGAATGGCCGTCTGCATCACCTGCGCCGGTAG